The Haliotis asinina isolate JCU_RB_2024 chromosome 2, JCU_Hal_asi_v2, whole genome shotgun sequence genomic interval CCTGAAATAACGATTACATAGGCGGAGCCAGAGGGGGAGTGGGGTGGAGGTGGGGTGGCGGGGGTGGTAGATTTTGTGCAGTGATCCCCTCCCCTTTTGCCGTGGATGTATCTTAGgcgaccattgaaactctcgtgACAACGAGCGAACATGAACTGTGCACCCGGCACACCCTACTATCCCCACCTCCATAAGCTGTATCCATCCCTAATTTGGATCCATATTATGGCACtgcatataaacataacatgacCATCCTGATTGGTCGAGAACAAATTTATTCAACATTTGTTATGCAGAATCATTACAACCATGCGCAAAGTACACGTGTTATACcgttatatatttgtttaaacaCTAGGGCAGGCAACAGCTGCTGTCCGGAAGTAGCCCTGTTTCTGTGACAAGCCGTTGAGTACATTACTGATCAGTGATGGCTTGTATATCTCGGCAGAGACAAGTCTACATCTGTCTGGTGTTACTGTGCATATCCGTTTTCATTTATGTCAGTGCATGGGCCTTAATGTATCGGTCTATGAGGAAAAAAGACACACTGCGTAGAGTCACTGTTCATAATGGAGTTGTCAATGATCCAGCGAACGTCGTGTCTCATCTCTCTGGAGGACTTTCGTCACATAGAGTTGAAAAGGGTGACACTTCAAACCCAAGAACTACGGAGAAGAGTCTCCTATATAAATGGAGTACAATCATGTCTTCCTCTATTGCAACAGCATCATCACCAAAAACAAACTCAACGACGGCATCATTCCCTCCTACCTTTGTGCGAGGTAAAGACATAACTCCACTTATATCGGAATTCTTTCAGTTAAAGGCTAATGAGACGAAAGACGATTTTGTCAATCTTCACAGGTACAAGTTCTCCATCGACTCCAAGCAGTGCAGATCTGGTTCCACCTTCTTGGTTGTTATCGTTCATTCAGCTCCTGGGAATACTCAAAAGAGGAATCTGATACGAGAAACCTTTGGATCCACTGGATCttacaaaaacagaaacacaactgTTGTGTTCATGTTAGCAGCAGTGAAGCAGCAACGAGCACAGGATTCTTTACAATACGAGTCTCAGAGGTATGGAGATATTGTGCAAGGAAATTTCCCAGACACCTATGAGGATCTTGTGAGGAAACACATTATGGCAATGCATTGGTTCAAGTACAGGTGCAAAGCTAAATACATTCTAAAGTTGGATGACGACACGTTTGTGAATCCATACAGAATTATCGACCATATTCTGAAAACTAGACCCCAAGGCCTAACTATGGAATGCAAAGTGTCACCACATCAGAGTCCTCAAAGagataaaaagtcaaaatggcacACTACAGAATCGGAGTATCCCTTCTCTGTTCTACCACCATACTGTTTAGGGTTCGCCTATCTGACAACTCCAGAAAGTTGGGCTGCCATGTACAAAGTTTCTGAAACGAACCGGAGAATGAACATGGATGACTTGTATGTTAGTATTGTGTTGGCTATGAAAGCTGGAGTACAAAGGACAGACTTCAGCAACATTTTGGTCGAATGTCCGAGGAATAAGACCTTTCATTATATCGAACTAAACCGGAAAGCGATAGTCATCGACCGGAGAGGACATTGTGGATCCATTCCCTTCAGACACTGGAGACAAATACAGCATGACAATGAACGCTTTTGAGTTATGAGCACCATAGTCTTGAAGCAAGTTCTTTTCTAACTACTGTATCATAATGATTAGGAAAACTGCACTACTCTCCCTATGGCGCATGCTATGAGCTTCAGTCGGTTCTTTCACCCCTTAACCCATCTTTACACGATAAACAGGCAACAGTCAGAGCTGCACTTAATTCACATTATAGCTAAATCAACGATGACACCTTTTATGTGGACATCATTTGACAATACATTTGATTAAATGCTCATAATGCAAAAGTGGGCCTTGTTATTGGTCATAAATTACTTGTTTCAATGTATTTCACAGAACGTCCAGATGACCATTTATTATTCATTGATTCTGGTGCTTTAACTGCAGCGTGTGACTGGAGCGATGTTCAAAATGGTATCCGACAGTGGCATATTTCATAATTCATATAATAATTAATGTTGTTACCAGTAAGGAGATTCTAATCAGAAGGCGATTATGGATGCACAATTCATAATAAAAACGAAAGATTGTGGTGAATATTATCTCCGAGAACTCATTGGACATCGATTTCATAAATGATTCTGAATGTCAAGGGAACAGTTCAACCAAATGTTTCTTTCTGTGTGCGTAGaacaaagtaaaaacaaacacacatatgaGAGAGAATCATTGTATATATTCTCCCTAGTGGCTGGTAGGAACGTGGTTTATTAACACATTACATCATTAATGATAAGCCGTCCTGTATTTTGGGAATAACTACACTATGTTTGACAAACTGGGGACGTATACCGGTGGTTATATAGGGGCAATGTAATATCGGCGTCGCGAAAGCGGGTTACATCACGCTCCATTATAACGTCATTGACTACAGTGTGATGGTCGTTTATAATGTCACTGGTGGAGTGTTGGATGAATACTGTGAACTACCTCCACCAAGAAAGGAATGAAATGAAAAGTCGAAAGGTTTCTGTCGCATTGTTCGTAAGccttgtcattgtcatcactcCATGTAGTGGAGCGGCTAAGCAAATGTACTGTGCATTTAGTGACAAATTCACGAAACTTTGCACATTTATggactgaaacataatgaacaTGTTAGGATATGGAGGCACTCAAAAATAATTTCCTTTGCGCATGCGCAGTAGATAAATGATAATTTGCCTTTTTCTGGCTACTTTTGTAGCTATGGGCATGCCATCAGTACCCCACTGAGgcgatttattttttaaaagaccgATTAAACATCTTGAAAACATAGCTGAGCCAATTTTATGAATACTGGAAGTGCATTGAAGTGCATGAGTGGTTACACCCATTCGTAAGCACATGAAACCTACTCCTGACGTACTCCTGGTGTAGAGTCGGCAGTAGAGAACGTACTGGTCACTTTCTTTCTGTATCCAGCCCCACTAGGATGGAGAGTTCAGGCTGTGGAAGAATGACAGACCCCATATATATGGCCCGCCTGCATGTAAACTGCACTTTCGACAATGATGTACAACAGCTGCATGTGTTGATGGGATTGCATGAATTGAGTTTGTCATCGCAAATAATATCAAATGACTGGAAATATTCCTAAGGCATCCTTCCATGATTTTAGTGAAGGAGCAAATGCCATATAGCGCTCGTAATTCATGTGGGTTGGAAGCTAAGG includes:
- the LOC137272090 gene encoding beta-1,3-galactosyltransferase 5-like produces the protein MACISRQRQVYICLVLLCISVFIYVSAWALMYRSMRKKDTLRRVTVHNGVVNDPANVVSHLSGGLSSHRVEKGDTSNPRTTEKSLLYKWSTIMSSSIATASSPKTNSTTASFPPTFVRGKDITPLISEFFQLKANETKDDFVNLHRYKFSIDSKQCRSGSTFLVVIVHSAPGNTQKRNLIRETFGSTGSYKNRNTTVVFMLAAVKQQRAQDSLQYESQRYGDIVQGNFPDTYEDLVRKHIMAMHWFKYRCKAKYILKLDDDTFVNPYRIIDHILKTRPQGLTMECKVSPHQSPQRDKKSKWHTTESEYPFSVLPPYCLGFAYLTTPESWAAMYKVSETNRRMNMDDLYVSIVLAMKAGVQRTDFSNILVECPRNKTFHYIELNRKAIVIDRRGHCGSIPFRHWRQIQHDNERF